The genomic interval GGGCAGAAATAACAAAGAACAACGCTTACGTTACCTCCGAAACTACTGGGTTTCCCAGCTACAGGAACTCAATAGTTTCCATTTTCATACTCCGATACAAGCAGAAGAGCGTTGCTGTGTAATTGTGAATATAGCCCTCAATGGCTGGGAACCTGTTGCTCTGGATAAACACCTGCTGGAACAGTATAACATTCATGTAACTGCCGTAACCTGGGAAAATATGCAAGGCATCCGGGTTACACCCAATGTATATACCACGCTGGAAGAGTTGCAGTTGATGGTTCATGCCTTGCAACAAACGAGTCGGGAAAGGTCTTAAAGTGAGTCATACGCATACAAAAATCATCAGTTTGAACGTTTTATATATGGTCATTCTCCATCTAAATTGTTTACCTAATGTGCGGAAGATACACACTTGTTAAAAAAGCGGAAGACATTGAAAAGCGCTTCCATGTCCAAATTGAAGAGGATTCAGTTCATCCTTCCTATAATGCAGCACCTTCACAAAATTTGCCTGTAATCAGCAATTACAACCCTACCCTAGCAGCGTATTACAAGTGGGGACTGATTCCATTCTGGGCTAAAGATGCAGCCATTGGAAATAAATTAATTAATGCCAGAGCCGAGACATTACTGGAAAAACCTTCCTTCAAAAAAAGTCTGCAAAGCAAACGTTGCCTCGTAATTGCCGATGGATTTTATGAATGGCAGAAGAATGGAAAGACAAAACAACCTTACCGGATTACCTTGAAGGATAACGGCCTTTTTGCTTTTGCCGGTTTGTGGGATGAATGGAAAAATGAACAGGGAAACAAAGTCAGGTCTTTTACCATTATTACTACGTCTCCCAATTCGCTGATGGAATCTATTCATGACCGAATGCCGGTCATTCTAAAACCTGAGGATGAAAAAGATTGGCTTGGCACG from Rhodocytophaga rosea carries:
- a CDS encoding SOS response-associated peptidase, coding for MCGRYTLVKKAEDIEKRFHVQIEEDSVHPSYNAAPSQNLPVISNYNPTLAAYYKWGLIPFWAKDAAIGNKLINARAETLLEKPSFKKSLQSKRCLVIADGFYEWQKNGKTKQPYRITLKDNGLFAFAGLWDEWKNEQGNKVRSFTIITTSPNSLMESIHDRMPVILKPEDEKDWLGTNLRPEDALELLRPYNAKQMQAYQVSKLVNSPANNNPELIEHL